Proteins co-encoded in one Fusarium musae strain F31 chromosome 3, whole genome shotgun sequence genomic window:
- a CDS encoding hypothetical protein (EggNog:ENOG41~antiSMASH:Cluster_3.2), whose translation MPDYASIETTLASIAASSQTIELLRDLHKQALDEPPYVSTDGPASTALDKFVALDPDKCAYVYLLLRSMKARFVVEAGTSFGVSTIYLALAVSQNAGLQPGKVIATENEPTKAVKARKYWSQAGDDIEKFIELREGDLRETLKTGLPEQVDFLLLDIWTPLALPTLKLVKPRMKPGATVVADNTEAAKAGYKDLMAYLEDNTNGFKLTTLPYSGGLLVAVYLGN comes from the exons ATGCCTGACTACGCTTCTATCGAAACAACCTTGGCTTCTATAGCTGCAAGCTCTCAGACCATCGAGCTTCTTCGAGATCTTCACAAGCAAGCCCTCGACGAGCCTCCCTACGTCAGTACAGATGGACCTGCCTCTACCGCTCTTGACAAGTTTGTCGCGTTGGATCCTGATAAGTGTGCCTACGTGTATCTCCTTCTGCGATCCATGAAGGCACGTTTCGTTGTCGAAGCTGGAACATCATTTGGTGTCAGCACTATCTACCTAGCTCTGGCAGTTTCTCAGAATGCTGGCTTGCAGCCAGGCAAGGTCATTGCAACTGAGAATGAACCTACGAAGGCTGTCAAAGCTCGCAAGTACTGGAGCCAAGCTGgtgatgatattgagaagTTTATTGAATTACGAGAGGGAGATTTGCGAGAGACGCTCAAGACGGGTCTACCAGAACAAGTGGATTTCCTCCTCCTAGATA TTTGGACCCCTCTGGCTCTGCCTACActcaaacttgtcaagcCGCGCATGAAGCCAGGTGCTACAGTAGTTGCTGATAACACTGAGGCAGCCAAGGCAGGCTATAAGGATTTGATGGCTTATTTAGAGGACAATACCAATGGCTTCAAGCTAACTACGCTTCCATACTCTGGCGGCCTTTTAGTTGCCGTGTATCTTGGAAACTAG